In a single window of the Dreissena polymorpha isolate Duluth1 chromosome 3, UMN_Dpol_1.0, whole genome shotgun sequence genome:
- the LOC127873617 gene encoding uncharacterized protein LOC127873617, which translates to MMDRGKDNMNSLKASYEQICEEILDERRQINENLDRLQQNTIRELESIHERLNNSIEDDTKRCLECISKLKIYGAKLKDNMLPERTFITLRKCIDQTAAADSLLKSMIKNDGTDIKFQPNRELIQCHADCTDLGKIIVRDPQHNVDPSKIVSIEDKSEYNVRTATDKSPCKITGICTTSNGDLVIADFYNNCVQLLNQAYKVIDQIQLPTNPWSMCSISSFEMAVTVSKYEADALNGIHFLRVDGGKIIRKQVLKMNHVCYGIAHVDAEVFVTSGTALYEYTMDGRLVKKLYEDSTGRFRVVGVGVSPDGKMIYVTDFNSYASILLTVGYSTTNHDRKILFLK; encoded by the exons ATGATGGACAGAGGAAAAGATAACATGAATTCACTTAAAGCTtcttacgaacaaatttgtgaagAAATACTTGATGAACGTCGACAGATCAATGAGAATCTTGACCGACTTCAGCAAAACACCATAAGGGAATTGGAATCAATTCACGAGCGCTTAAATAATTCCATTGAAGATGACACCAAGCGATGCTTAGAatgtatttcaaagttaaagaTATATGGCGCTAAGCTCAAAGACAATATGTTACCTGAACGAACGTTTATTACGTTAAGAAAATGTATTGATCAAACTGCTGCAGCAGATTCACTCCTAAAAAGCATGATCAAGAATGATGGAACTGATATTAAATTCCAGCCTAACCGTGAATTGATTCAATGTCATGCAGACTGCACTGATCTTGGGAAAATCATCGTACGCGATCCACAACATAACGTTGATCCAAGCAAGATTGTCAGCATCGAGGACAAGTCAGAATATAATGTTCGAACAGCTACTGATAAATCCCCATGTAAGATTACGGGTATATGTACGACTTCTAACGGGGATCTCGTCATTGCTGACTTTTACAATAATTGTGTGCAACTCCTTAATCAGGCGTACAAGGTGATTGATCAAATTCAGCTTCCTACTAATCCGTGGTCCATGTGTAGCATTTCCTCCTTCGAAATGGCGGTGACTGTTAGCAAGTATGAAGCTGATGCTCTTAACGGGATTCATTTCTTACGGGTAGATGGCGGAAAGATTATACGCAAACAGGTTCTAAAAATGAATCATGTCTGTTATGGAATTGCGCATGTCGATGCAGAAGTGTTTGTGACTTCCGGTACTGCGTTGTACGAATACACAATGGACGGACGGTTAGTTAAGAAGTTATACGAAGATAGTACTGGACGATTCCGAG TTGTAGGTGTTGGGGTGAGTCCTGATGGGAAGATGATCTATGTGACGGactttaattcctacgcatctatactccttactgtgggttattcgacaacaaaccatgatagaaaaatattatttcttaaataa
- the LOC127871047 gene encoding uncharacterized protein LOC127871047 isoform X1, translated as MCNRMGILTVVRPYLKSLLTGGALLLVVFYVISGRQLAFYFTPGVARDLHQHNDPRPGKNTLTLSTPVSLSLLLPTLGASLPPWNFRSPQPAIFQNPRPHTPSTTASGGSPGGFSHTNPEDIVLISKDSSMVSQLHDMGRRSMHLNTTCFKDVLLNATYKGTERGRFFHSKVYNIAYCKVPKVGSTFWTLLFTTLDNGVDFGKKLLEKKRSSLHAGRYTFSSSFMYVKSAKVATILPTRDPYSRLFSAYIDKSYLPIRLNTNYAVLSIQNKSLCATDVSFQEFLHWILNEAKVGKSLDQHWAPIYSICGSCEVNAQYIVKQETFTNDIGVVLQKLNVSSEKYNFIMHTLDGKRIQSFLPGIVATILERSSGAEISRCMPWLEVTRRIWRSFQIQGYIREDRGYPQDTFESIQNSSDPSLVSDIILAEIFKYTLSSEERKMQRENALRKAYDGVSKDVVDVIKDLYSVDFSIYGYSNIPPNER; from the exons ATGTGTAACAG AATGGGAATCCTAACAGTTGTGCGTCCGTATTTGAAATCGCTGTTGACAGGGGGTGCGTTGTTGCTGGTGGTCTTCTACGTCATTTCCGGTAGACAGCTGGCGTTCTATTTTACCCCGG GTGTTGCGAGAGACTTGCACCAGCATAATGACCCTCGACCGGGAAAAAACACTTTGACTTTATCAACGCCCGTTTCTCTGTCTTTGCTACTTCCGACGCTCGGCGCTTCGCTACCGCCGTGGAATTTCCGGTCACCGCAACCAGCAATATTTCAGAACCCGAGGCCACATACTCCATCCACAACCGCATCTGGCGGCTCGCCGGGTGGTTTTTCGCACACAAACCCAGAAGACATTGTTCTTATTAGCAAGGATTCTTCTATGGTTAGTCAATTACATGATATGGGACGGAGGTCAATGCATTTAAACACAACGTGCTTCAAGGACGTTTTACTCAACGCAACTTATAAGGGAACGGAACGCGGACGGTTTTTTCATTCCAAGGTTTACAATATCGCATATTGCAAGGTGCCAAAAGTTGGGTCCACTTTTTGGACACTGTTATTCACAACTCTTGACAATGGAGTCGATTTTGGCAAGAAGCTTTTGGAAAAGAAACGCAGTTCTCTACACGCCGGTCGCTACACATTTTCTTCCTCATTCATGTACGTGAAGAGTGCCAAAGTTGCAACAATTCTCCCGACACGTGATCCATATTCTCGGCTTTTCTCGGCTTACATCGACAAGTCATACTTGCCCATTAGATTAAACACAAACTACGCTGTCCTAAGCATTCAAAACAAATCACTATGCGCAACTGATGTTTCTTTTCAAGAATTTCTCCACTGGATTTTAAACGAAGCGAAAGTAGGCAAATCTTTAGATCAACACTGGGCACCGATTTATTCTATTTGCGGATCTTGCGAGGTTAACGCTCAGTACATTGTAAAACAAGAAACATTTACAAACGACATCGGCGTCGTATTGCAGAAGCTGAACGTCTCGTCAGAAAAGTACAACTTCATCATGCATACGCTGGATGGCAAGCGGATTCAGTCATTCTTGCCAGGGATTGTGGCCACAATTCTAGAGCGGAGTTCTGGGGCCGAGATTAGCCGGTGTATGCCTTGGCTGGAGGTCACTCGGAGGATATGGCGCTCTTTCCAGATTCAG GGCTATATTCGCGAGGACCGAGGGTACCCGCAAGACACGTTCGAATCCATTCAGAACAGCTCGGATCCGTCACTAGTATCCGATATAATTTTGGCGGAAATATTCAAGTATACTTTGTCGTCGGAAGAACGTAAAATGCAACGAGAAAATGCGTTACGAAAAGCGTATGATGGTGTCAGCAAAGATGTTGTTGACGTGATCAAAGACTTGTACAGTGTGGACTTTTCAATATACGGTTATTCTAATATTCCACCAAATGAAAGATAA
- the LOC127871047 gene encoding uncharacterized protein LOC127871047 isoform X2, protein MGILTVVRPYLKSLLTGGALLLVVFYVISGRQLAFYFTPGVARDLHQHNDPRPGKNTLTLSTPVSLSLLLPTLGASLPPWNFRSPQPAIFQNPRPHTPSTTASGGSPGGFSHTNPEDIVLISKDSSMVSQLHDMGRRSMHLNTTCFKDVLLNATYKGTERGRFFHSKVYNIAYCKVPKVGSTFWTLLFTTLDNGVDFGKKLLEKKRSSLHAGRYTFSSSFMYVKSAKVATILPTRDPYSRLFSAYIDKSYLPIRLNTNYAVLSIQNKSLCATDVSFQEFLHWILNEAKVGKSLDQHWAPIYSICGSCEVNAQYIVKQETFTNDIGVVLQKLNVSSEKYNFIMHTLDGKRIQSFLPGIVATILERSSGAEISRCMPWLEVTRRIWRSFQIQGYIREDRGYPQDTFESIQNSSDPSLVSDIILAEIFKYTLSSEERKMQRENALRKAYDGVSKDVVDVIKDLYSVDFSIYGYSNIPPNER, encoded by the exons ATGGGAATCCTAACAGTTGTGCGTCCGTATTTGAAATCGCTGTTGACAGGGGGTGCGTTGTTGCTGGTGGTCTTCTACGTCATTTCCGGTAGACAGCTGGCGTTCTATTTTACCCCGG GTGTTGCGAGAGACTTGCACCAGCATAATGACCCTCGACCGGGAAAAAACACTTTGACTTTATCAACGCCCGTTTCTCTGTCTTTGCTACTTCCGACGCTCGGCGCTTCGCTACCGCCGTGGAATTTCCGGTCACCGCAACCAGCAATATTTCAGAACCCGAGGCCACATACTCCATCCACAACCGCATCTGGCGGCTCGCCGGGTGGTTTTTCGCACACAAACCCAGAAGACATTGTTCTTATTAGCAAGGATTCTTCTATGGTTAGTCAATTACATGATATGGGACGGAGGTCAATGCATTTAAACACAACGTGCTTCAAGGACGTTTTACTCAACGCAACTTATAAGGGAACGGAACGCGGACGGTTTTTTCATTCCAAGGTTTACAATATCGCATATTGCAAGGTGCCAAAAGTTGGGTCCACTTTTTGGACACTGTTATTCACAACTCTTGACAATGGAGTCGATTTTGGCAAGAAGCTTTTGGAAAAGAAACGCAGTTCTCTACACGCCGGTCGCTACACATTTTCTTCCTCATTCATGTACGTGAAGAGTGCCAAAGTTGCAACAATTCTCCCGACACGTGATCCATATTCTCGGCTTTTCTCGGCTTACATCGACAAGTCATACTTGCCCATTAGATTAAACACAAACTACGCTGTCCTAAGCATTCAAAACAAATCACTATGCGCAACTGATGTTTCTTTTCAAGAATTTCTCCACTGGATTTTAAACGAAGCGAAAGTAGGCAAATCTTTAGATCAACACTGGGCACCGATTTATTCTATTTGCGGATCTTGCGAGGTTAACGCTCAGTACATTGTAAAACAAGAAACATTTACAAACGACATCGGCGTCGTATTGCAGAAGCTGAACGTCTCGTCAGAAAAGTACAACTTCATCATGCATACGCTGGATGGCAAGCGGATTCAGTCATTCTTGCCAGGGATTGTGGCCACAATTCTAGAGCGGAGTTCTGGGGCCGAGATTAGCCGGTGTATGCCTTGGCTGGAGGTCACTCGGAGGATATGGCGCTCTTTCCAGATTCAG GGCTATATTCGCGAGGACCGAGGGTACCCGCAAGACACGTTCGAATCCATTCAGAACAGCTCGGATCCGTCACTAGTATCCGATATAATTTTGGCGGAAATATTCAAGTATACTTTGTCGTCGGAAGAACGTAAAATGCAACGAGAAAATGCGTTACGAAAAGCGTATGATGGTGTCAGCAAAGATGTTGTTGACGTGATCAAAGACTTGTACAGTGTGGACTTTTCAATATACGGTTATTCTAATATTCCACCAAATGAAAGATAA